A window from Dehalobacter sp. DCA encodes these proteins:
- a CDS encoding ATP-dependent nuclease: MKLTNAKIRNYRLLENCAIRIDEETTILVGKNNSGKTSFSYLFETFLKNTKEFTFNDFSIACQEKFISAYNEYLSVKDKEDLLEDYFTNIDDKLPAIELELDIEYGKDDNWSNIRPLLTTLDNNNILHILFAFKIKEPKKFFDSLTNTISKLSTKKQNKKQCILGEISKTINDFYGCVIKPIYQDIYTDEVKYTDIQKIISSYFIAAQRQVEDSNSKTNSKLAPVFQREYKNCEKSKENETLPELEKLRDTMEKANGDIDTKLASFFRDFTASFSTFGYPNVEGSDLILKSNVTLTNLFSGIQLFYKDQEHLLPERYNGLGYSNLIYIISEMLCFRSQIKELNSDLNLIFIEEPEAHMHPQLQKTFITKLSEFMEQNGINVQIVISTHSPHIVSNAKFENIRYFNRNEYSVTVKDLLEFEIDTKKKVTHDEPFDDGTIEFLKQYITLVKCDMFFADKIILVEGLCERLLMPLFLIKIDNLIKSQPEYQKLRVLSEQYIAIIEIGGAYMYKFKEFLEFLGIKTLIITDVDSCLSEQEMDKDGNLVFLKDGKTPKMTRDKKKEIKSDYISQLVTSNQTLIKWQPGKKKIKELIFNKFNQNSKQLVNVSFQRNIYDTKANIKCGRSFEEAFIIDNWLYMFNMKDRLESVKSNISDYKDADEILNNSYNIYEYIDTNNKKSDFTFDLMYVSSKGWSVPTYIKEGLIWLAK, from the coding sequence ATGAAATTAACTAATGCGAAAATACGCAATTATCGATTGTTAGAAAATTGTGCTATTCGGATTGATGAAGAAACCACAATTTTAGTAGGAAAAAACAATTCCGGTAAAACATCGTTTTCATATCTTTTTGAAACTTTTTTGAAGAATACCAAAGAGTTTACATTTAATGATTTTTCGATTGCTTGTCAAGAAAAATTTATAAGTGCATATAATGAATATTTATCTGTAAAGGATAAAGAAGACTTACTGGAAGATTATTTCACAAATATTGATGACAAGCTGCCTGCAATTGAACTGGAGCTAGATATTGAATATGGAAAAGACGATAATTGGAGCAATATCAGACCTCTTTTAACTACATTAGATAATAATAATATCTTACATATTCTGTTTGCATTTAAAATTAAAGAGCCAAAAAAATTCTTTGATTCATTGACTAATACAATTTCAAAGTTATCTACTAAAAAGCAAAATAAAAAACAATGTATTTTGGGAGAAATATCAAAAACGATTAATGATTTTTATGGTTGTGTTATAAAACCAATTTACCAAGATATATATACAGATGAGGTAAAGTATACAGACATTCAAAAAATAATAAGTAGTTACTTTATAGCAGCACAAAGGCAGGTTGAAGACAGTAATTCAAAAACAAATTCTAAATTAGCACCAGTTTTTCAGCGTGAATATAAAAACTGTGAAAAGTCAAAAGAAAATGAGACATTACCTGAATTAGAAAAATTACGCGATACTATGGAGAAAGCTAATGGTGATATAGATACAAAATTAGCATCATTCTTTAGGGATTTTACAGCTTCATTTTCTACTTTTGGATATCCTAATGTGGAAGGTTCAGATCTTATATTAAAATCAAATGTAACTCTAACAAATTTATTTAGTGGAATACAATTATTTTACAAAGATCAGGAACACTTACTTCCAGAAAGATATAATGGATTAGGATATAGCAATTTAATCTATATCATATCCGAAATGCTTTGTTTTAGGTCGCAAATTAAAGAACTTAATTCTGATTTAAATCTAATATTCATAGAAGAACCTGAAGCTCATATGCACCCACAGCTACAGAAGACCTTTATTACAAAGTTAAGTGAGTTTATGGAACAAAATGGAATAAATGTTCAGATTGTTATATCCACGCATTCTCCTCATATAGTTTCAAATGCAAAATTTGAAAATATTAGGTATTTCAATAGAAATGAGTATTCTGTAACTGTAAAGGATTTATTGGAATTTGAAATCGATACTAAAAAGAAAGTAACTCATGATGAACCTTTTGATGACGGCACAATTGAGTTTCTAAAGCAATATATTACACTTGTAAAATGTGATATGTTTTTCGCAGATAAAATCATTTTAGTTGAAGGTTTATGTGAACGTCTTTTAATGCCATTGTTTCTTATAAAAATAGATAATCTAATAAAGTCGCAGCCTGAGTACCAGAAACTGCGTGTACTTTCTGAGCAATATATTGCAATAATAGAAATTGGTGGAGCTTATATGTATAAGTTCAAGGAGTTCCTTGAGTTTTTGGGGATAAAAACTCTTATTATTACAGATGTGGATAGTTGTCTATCTGAGCAAGAAATGGACAAGGATGGTAATCTTGTTTTTTTGAAAGATGGTAAAACACCTAAAATGACTCGTGATAAAAAGAAAGAAATCAAATCAGATTATATATCACAGTTGGTAACCTCAAATCAGACCTTAATAAAATGGCAACCTGGGAAGAAAAAGATTAAAGAGCTGATTTTCAATAAGTTTAATCAGAATAGTAAGCAATTAGTTAATGTGTCGTTTCAAAGAAATATATACGACACAAAAGCAAATATCAAATGCGGGCGCTCCTTTGAAGAAGCATTTATTATTGATAATTGGCTGTATATGTTTAACATGAAAGACCGGTTAGAAAGTGTCAAAAGTAATATTAGTGATTATAAGGACGCAGATGAGATCCTAAATAATTCTTATAATATATACGAATATATTGATACAAATAATAAAAAATCTGATTTTACATTTGACTTAATGTATGTCTCATCGAAGGGCTGGTCTGTTCCGACTTATATTAAGGAGGGATTGATATGGCTAGCAAAGTAG
- a CDS encoding Eco57I restriction-modification methylase domain-containing protein, whose protein sequence is MRLKKDNTDQKLRGAYYTPMQLASAMVGIFAADKTIKTILEPSCGDGVFIDAAIEADLINNIDLFRAIEIETSEVDLLKNRFAKYKNIDIQCKDFFDFYNESYKTTKYDLILGNPPYIRYQYLTESQREIQSKILITHGMKSNKLINAWVGFLVACVQMLSENGKIAFVIPAEILQVAYAEDLRLYLSNHFSKITLITFEKLVFPDIEQEVLVFVGEKGNEEKGIRIFEMSDLDDFSAIDLAANGYQKMQHVKEKWTKYFTTSQEIELIQKIKKDSRFQKFSDCGIINVGITTGNNDYFSIDSKKAKEYDLSPVLLPLIGRSAHAHGIYFTKEDWMKNVGNGKKAQLINFPDMPYENYSDKHKEYIQKGEQEGQNKGYKCSIRDRWYIVPSVWVPDAFFLRRNNLYPKFVLNQCEAVSTDTMHRVKFNDSVDPETLLLSYYNSISFAFTEICGRSYGGGVLEILPGEVGNIMLPKLDKIDDEKKYPLLQKIDSTVRNNEDIEIALDIVDEEILVKQLGIELSVCKQFRAIWKKLQKRRLGRG, encoded by the coding sequence ATGAGACTGAAGAAAGATAATACAGATCAAAAATTAAGAGGAGCTTATTATACGCCAATGCAGCTTGCAAGTGCAATGGTGGGTATTTTTGCTGCAGATAAGACTATAAAGACTATTTTAGAACCTAGCTGTGGTGATGGTGTTTTTATTGATGCTGCTATTGAAGCTGACTTAATTAATAATATAGATTTATTTAGAGCAATCGAGATTGAAACAAGCGAGGTTGATTTATTAAAAAACCGTTTTGCAAAATATAAAAATATTGACATACAGTGCAAGGATTTTTTCGATTTTTACAATGAATCATACAAGACAACGAAATATGATTTGATTTTAGGTAATCCGCCATATATTAGATATCAATATTTAACTGAATCGCAAAGAGAAATTCAATCAAAAATATTGATCACTCATGGAATGAAGTCAAATAAATTAATTAATGCCTGGGTGGGGTTTTTGGTTGCCTGTGTGCAAATGCTAAGTGAAAATGGGAAAATTGCATTTGTGATTCCTGCAGAAATTTTGCAGGTTGCTTATGCAGAGGACTTGAGACTATATTTGTCCAACCATTTTTCAAAAATAACATTGATTACATTTGAAAAATTGGTCTTCCCTGACATAGAGCAGGAAGTACTGGTCTTTGTTGGCGAAAAGGGTAACGAAGAAAAAGGTATTCGTATATTTGAAATGAGCGATTTAGATGATTTTAGTGCTATTGATCTTGCCGCGAATGGGTACCAGAAAATGCAGCATGTAAAAGAAAAATGGACAAAGTATTTTACAACGAGCCAAGAAATTGAATTAATCCAGAAAATAAAAAAGGATAGTCGCTTTCAAAAATTTTCAGACTGCGGAATTATTAATGTTGGGATAACAACAGGAAATAATGATTATTTCTCGATTGATAGTAAAAAAGCGAAAGAATATGACCTCTCCCCTGTTTTGCTTCCGTTAATTGGACGTAGTGCTCATGCACATGGAATATACTTCACGAAAGAAGATTGGATGAAAAATGTTGGAAATGGCAAAAAGGCACAACTAATCAATTTCCCAGATATGCCTTACGAAAATTATTCTGATAAGCATAAAGAGTATATTCAAAAAGGCGAACAGGAAGGGCAAAACAAAGGCTATAAATGCTCGATACGTGATAGGTGGTATATTGTTCCTTCTGTATGGGTTCCGGATGCTTTTTTCTTAAGAAGGAATAACTTGTACCCAAAATTTGTTTTAAATCAATGTGAGGCGGTTTCTACTGATACTATGCACAGGGTAAAGTTTAATGATAGCGTTGATCCTGAGACCCTATTGCTCTCGTACTACAATAGTATTTCGTTTGCTTTTACTGAAATTTGCGGACGAAGCTACGGGGGTGGTGTACTTGAAATATTACCTGGTGAGGTTGGAAATATTATGCTACCTAAACTTGATAAGATTGATGATGAAAAGAAATATCCTCTGCTTCAAAAAATTGATAGTACCGTACGTAATAATGAGGATATAGAGATTGCATTAGATATTGTGGATGAAGAAATTTTAGTTAAACAGTTAGGTATTGAATTAAGTGTTTGTAAGCAGTTTAGAGCAATATGGAAAAAACTCCAAAAGCGAAGATTAGGTAGAGGGTAA
- a CDS encoding Eco57I restriction-modification methylase domain-containing protein encodes MSVLKIKSLVERFSKNLQYYKNSSNAYNEHSCRVEYIDPLLKILGWDVANEKGLPPQYREVIAENYSNETDRPDYSLTLKGVTKLFVEAKKPAVEISTATEPAFQTRKYGWNAKHKIAVLTNFEYLVIYDTTCIPKDTDETAVARYRKYHYTEYVEKINEIMQLISRDSVYDGTFDEFMKEHFPVSGRQTEQIDELFLKQINEWRIGLSNYLYGQTNTYFELHDEPSKNTEHLLVAETSYKIKKIPLKYNSIEVLNDVVQQFINQIVFLRICEDRNLPLYHKLKETIADQDLMKKNLAELFHAADKRYNSGLFEGEYIIFDLDNQIIMDMIEGLYYPQSPYLFNIIEPNMLGKIYEAFLTEKLILSDDGKIVLAKKKDCVNRSVVTTPTEIVKYMVSKAMNELCFSKTPEQLLDLRIADIACGSGIFLEEVYDYLVHYCVEWYLVNSPEHLIELSNGRKKLPLEDKKAILCSCIFGIDIDIHAVEVAKFSLLLKLIEDETAPSVVNSTPILPNLRKNIFYGNSLIDSARLQGKGIDNAVRIEIVPFDWEHINKGNPFDLVIGNPPYVSTEDMHGLLPSIEVSTYKNTYSSAYKQFDKYFMFIERAIEKIKENGMVCYIVPNKFFKIGSGKNLRKLLASNSYLMSLDDFGDAQLFEDKTIYSSILLIRKRKNNEFVYTKVNSTASLWAGTETNSIIINNNTLSELPWRLSTDIEFMQLLKKLDEVSVPITQYADIYNGIQTSAERPIPVYWFAHDEIVNETEEYFTISRNNKNYNINKKILKPYFKPSKKSEKGLNSYSPILTDKWIIFPYDEDGKLINIQTMQSEYAATYEYLMSYFNRLLPKSVSPKGFRDVQNATEDTWYQYGRTQHLTSFINTPKLIVGVLSKEPMYAFDNNDMLIASGGTAGYCAVSLKEDSPYSLEYIQAWLTHPYTEKLLEIIGSDFENGFTARGTFVLQTLPFVELDMNIAHEKAVHDKIVTLTQRVYSINDSLIDRPNKGAASVLIREKNRLIKEIESIVTRIYRLEFNR; translated from the coding sequence ATGAGTGTTCTAAAAATAAAATCGCTAGTAGAAAGATTTAGTAAAAACCTTCAATACTACAAGAACAGTTCAAATGCTTACAATGAACATTCATGTAGAGTCGAATATATAGACCCTTTATTAAAAATATTGGGATGGGATGTTGCTAATGAAAAAGGCTTACCTCCACAATACAGAGAAGTAATAGCGGAAAATTATTCGAATGAAACAGATAGACCTGATTATTCGCTTACCCTTAAGGGCGTTACAAAACTATTTGTTGAAGCGAAAAAGCCTGCGGTTGAAATTTCTACAGCGACAGAACCAGCTTTTCAAACAAGAAAATATGGCTGGAATGCTAAGCATAAAATAGCTGTACTTACTAACTTTGAATATCTGGTAATTTATGATACAACATGTATTCCAAAGGATACTGATGAGACGGCTGTTGCGCGATACCGCAAGTATCATTACACAGAATATGTGGAAAAGATAAACGAGATCATGCAGTTGATTTCAAGGGATTCAGTATATGATGGAACATTTGATGAGTTCATGAAAGAACATTTCCCTGTTTCAGGCAGACAGACTGAGCAAATTGATGAACTTTTTTTAAAACAAATCAATGAATGGAGGATAGGCCTTAGTAATTATTTGTATGGGCAAACTAATACATATTTCGAATTACATGATGAGCCATCAAAAAATACTGAACATTTACTGGTAGCAGAAACAAGTTACAAAATTAAGAAAATACCATTAAAGTACAACTCTATTGAAGTATTAAATGATGTAGTTCAACAATTCATTAATCAGATTGTTTTTTTAAGAATCTGTGAGGATAGAAATTTACCGCTTTATCACAAGTTAAAGGAAACAATAGCTGATCAAGATCTAATGAAAAAGAATCTTGCTGAGTTGTTTCATGCTGCCGATAAACGATATAATTCCGGTTTGTTTGAAGGCGAATATATTATTTTTGATTTAGATAACCAAATAATTATGGATATGATTGAAGGACTATACTATCCTCAAAGTCCATATTTATTTAACATAATTGAACCAAATATGCTTGGTAAGATTTATGAAGCATTTTTGACTGAAAAGCTTATTCTTTCAGATGATGGAAAGATAGTTCTTGCCAAAAAGAAGGACTGTGTGAATCGTTCAGTGGTTACTACACCAACTGAAATTGTAAAATACATGGTTTCGAAAGCAATGAATGAGCTTTGTTTTAGTAAAACTCCAGAGCAATTATTGGATCTAAGGATTGCAGATATTGCTTGCGGCTCAGGTATATTTTTGGAAGAAGTATATGATTATCTAGTCCACTATTGCGTTGAATGGTATCTAGTAAATAGCCCTGAGCATTTGATTGAATTAAGCAATGGGAGAAAGAAGTTACCTCTTGAAGATAAGAAAGCCATTTTATGTTCCTGCATTTTTGGCATAGATATCGATATACATGCAGTCGAAGTGGCTAAATTCTCATTGCTGTTAAAATTAATTGAAGATGAAACTGCTCCGTCTGTAGTTAATTCTACCCCTATATTACCGAACCTAAGGAAAAATATTTTTTACGGTAATTCCTTAATAGATAGTGCTCGTTTACAGGGTAAAGGCATAGACAATGCAGTTCGGATAGAAATTGTTCCGTTTGATTGGGAACATATTAATAAAGGGAATCCATTTGACTTAGTCATTGGTAATCCACCGTATGTAAGTACAGAAGATATGCATGGTTTGTTACCCTCTATAGAAGTTTCGACATATAAAAATACCTATAGCTCAGCGTATAAGCAATTTGATAAATATTTTATGTTTATTGAACGGGCAATCGAAAAGATTAAAGAAAATGGTATGGTATGTTATATCGTTCCGAATAAATTCTTTAAAATTGGTTCAGGTAAAAATTTACGAAAATTGCTTGCTTCAAATAGCTATTTAATGAGTTTAGACGACTTTGGAGATGCTCAATTATTTGAAGATAAGACCATTTATAGTTCTATTTTACTTATTCGTAAACGTAAAAATAATGAATTTGTTTATACTAAAGTCAATTCTACAGCTTCATTATGGGCGGGAACGGAAACAAACTCTATAATTATTAACAATAATACTTTAAGTGAGCTACCTTGGAGATTGTCAACTGATATTGAATTCATGCAATTGCTCAAAAAGCTTGATGAAGTGTCTGTTCCAATCACACAGTATGCAGATATTTACAACGGTATACAGACCAGTGCGGAAAGGCCTATCCCTGTATACTGGTTTGCTCATGACGAGATAGTAAATGAAACAGAAGAATATTTCACTATTTCAAGAAACAATAAAAATTACAATATCAATAAGAAAATTTTAAAACCCTATTTTAAGCCTTCAAAGAAGAGTGAAAAAGGGTTGAATTCTTATAGCCCCATCTTGACTGACAAGTGGATTATATTCCCTTATGACGAAGATGGAAAGTTAATTAACATACAAACTATGCAATCCGAGTACGCAGCCACATACGAATATTTAATGTCCTACTTTAATCGGCTGTTGCCAAAGAGTGTATCTCCAAAAGGTTTCAGGGATGTACAAAACGCTACAGAAGACACATGGTATCAATATGGTCGCACCCAGCATTTGACATCATTTATTAATACCCCGAAACTAATTGTTGGTGTATTGAGCAAAGAACCTATGTATGCTTTTGACAATAATGATATGTTGATTGCCTCTGGGGGAACGGCTGGATACTGTGCTGTAAGTTTAAAGGAAGACAGTCCATATAGCCTTGAGTACATACAAGCATGGCTTACCCATCCTTATACTGAAAAGTTACTTGAGATTATCGGCAGTGACTTTGAAAACGGATTTACAGCGAGGGGTACCTTTGTATTGCAAACACTGCCTTTTGTTGAGTTGGATATGAATATAGCTCATGAAAAAGCTGTTCATGACAAAATAGTTACTTTGACACAAAGAGTATATTCCATTAATGACTCATTAATAGATCGTCCGAATAAAGGGGCTGCCAGTGTTCTGATTAGAGAAAAGAACAGATTGATTAAAGAGATAGAAAGCATTGTAACTCGAATTTATAGACTTGAGTTCAATAGGTGA
- a CDS encoding helix-turn-helix domain-containing protein, producing MSVIEAAEKWKITRRRIQVLCNQGRINGAQKVGTVWIIPSDAEKPKDARFKDKK from the coding sequence ATGTCCGTAATTGAAGCGGCGGAAAAATGGAAGATAACAAGACGTCGCATACAAGTCCTTTGCAATCAAGGACGTATAAATGGTGCTCAAAAAGTAGGAACCGTTTGGATTATACCATCAGATGCGGAAAAACCCAAAGATGCCAGATTCAAAGATAAAAAATAA
- a CDS encoding recombinase family protein → MQTATAKKKSISFIPPQPEYDRSIKPQFKALRVAAYCRVSTTLEQQETSYEAQVSYYTEKIKSNPNWKLAGIFADDGKSATNTKKRDDFNAMIEDCMAGKIDMVITKSVSRFARNTVDSLQNIRKLKEKNVAVFFEKEGVNTLDGTGELLITILSSQAQEESRNLSENTRWGLVRRFENGIVSVNHNKFLGYTKDKNNELVIVPEEAELVRRIFRLYLEGSSIVQITKILESEGITTVTGLDKWCPGTINKMLSNEKYMGDVLQQKTYTIDFLTKKRVLNKGIVPQYYIEDDHEAIIPKELYYQVQEEKARRASLHKPSVARKEKKEKSKYSSKFALTDIMVCKECGQPYRRQIWSKYGQKTAVWRCDNRLKNGTKNCKHSPTFKEDVLHEAIMTAINSVVENRGEFVGAFRENVIRVIGNYSTKNVPTEYDGQIEKLQAEMLALIEENAKQGSITEDFDEQYHRIAERINDLKQKKLELVREQKMAANFQQRVEDMDACLKKTTCEVGEFDNDLVRRLLQSIKAVKDDLIEIQFKSGIVMNQRVSYFD, encoded by the coding sequence ATGCAGACAGCGACAGCTAAAAAGAAAAGTATATCCTTCATACCTCCGCAGCCGGAGTATGACAGGAGCATAAAGCCCCAGTTTAAAGCACTTAGGGTGGCAGCATACTGCCGCGTCAGCACCACGCTGGAGCAGCAGGAAACCAGCTATGAAGCTCAGGTTTCCTACTATACCGAAAAAATAAAGAGCAATCCCAACTGGAAGCTTGCCGGAATCTTTGCCGATGACGGCAAAAGCGCAACTAACACCAAAAAGCGCGATGACTTCAATGCCATGATCGAGGACTGTATGGCCGGAAAAATCGACATGGTCATCACCAAGTCAGTCAGCCGCTTCGCCAGAAACACGGTAGACAGCCTCCAGAACATACGCAAGCTCAAGGAAAAGAACGTAGCCGTATTTTTTGAAAAAGAGGGTGTGAATACACTGGATGGTACCGGCGAGCTTTTAATAACCATCCTGAGCAGTCAGGCACAGGAGGAAAGCCGAAACCTCAGTGAGAATACCCGGTGGGGCCTAGTCAGACGATTTGAGAACGGCATCGTCTCGGTCAATCACAATAAGTTTTTAGGCTATACCAAGGACAAGAACAATGAGTTGGTCATCGTACCAGAGGAAGCAGAGCTGGTCAGACGAATTTTTCGGCTTTACCTCGAAGGAAGCAGTATTGTGCAGATCACCAAGATATTAGAGTCGGAAGGTATCACCACCGTCACAGGTCTGGATAAATGGTGCCCCGGCACTATTAATAAAATGCTGAGCAACGAAAAATACATGGGCGATGTCCTCCAGCAGAAAACCTATACCATCGATTTCCTCACCAAAAAACGGGTACTGAACAAAGGCATCGTCCCCCAGTATTACATAGAGGATGACCATGAAGCTATTATCCCCAAGGAGCTTTATTATCAGGTGCAGGAGGAAAAAGCGAGGCGGGCAAGCCTCCATAAACCCTCAGTCGCCAGAAAGGAAAAGAAGGAGAAAAGCAAATACAGCTCCAAATTCGCCTTAACCGATATTATGGTCTGCAAGGAATGCGGTCAGCCATATCGCAGGCAGATATGGTCTAAATACGGACAGAAAACTGCTGTGTGGCGATGTGATAACCGCCTGAAGAACGGGACAAAGAACTGTAAGCACTCGCCTACATTTAAAGAGGATGTCCTGCATGAAGCAATAATGACTGCTATAAACAGTGTTGTGGAGAATCGCGGCGAGTTTGTCGGTGCCTTCCGAGAAAATGTAATCCGGGTTATCGGTAACTACTCTACCAAAAATGTACCTACCGAATATGACGGGCAGATTGAAAAGCTGCAGGCTGAGATGCTGGCCTTGATAGAGGAAAACGCTAAACAGGGTTCTATAACAGAGGATTTTGACGAGCAGTATCATAGGATCGCGGAGCGGATCAACGATCTGAAGCAGAAAAAGCTGGAGCTGGTGCGGGAGCAGAAAATGGCGGCGAATTTTCAGCAAAGAGTTGAGGACATGGATGCCTGCCTAAAGAAAACTACCTGCGAGGTCGGGGAATTTGACAATGACTTGGTAAGGAGGCTCCTGCAAAGCATCAAGGCCGTCAAGGACGACCTAATTGAGATCCAATTCAAATCCGGAATCGTGATGAATCAGCGGGTTTCATACTTTGATTAA
- a CDS encoding recombinase family protein, whose amino-acid sequence MMQRHMPIGYKLIEGKIQLDEPKAAVVKKIFADYLSGTSTSALAKRLTEMGFPNANSKASWNHGSIGKILENVKYLGDEFYPQMIAVELFEQVQKRRKERCDQLGRSIQPNSANRQYPFTGKLRCGECGEVYRKYIEHCGKTSEKSFWKCKRYIYKNRVCCRCGFLTDEQIEKAFLEAANRILARIQILDRKPKKEPIHNNTEFNSLDQRIKELEAEGRYSSKELPALIFKRAQAFYKTAKVDDAEYNNEKMKQAFSGRQSLTEFDEDLFRTVIKQITVYADHRLVFEFINGLTMETGY is encoded by the coding sequence ATGATGCAAAGGCACATGCCCATCGGATATAAGCTGATAGAAGGAAAAATACAGCTTGATGAACCCAAAGCCGCTGTTGTGAAAAAGATATTTGCAGATTATCTATCCGGTACCTCCACCTCTGCTCTTGCCAAGCGGCTGACCGAAATGGGATTTCCGAATGCCAACAGCAAAGCCTCCTGGAACCACGGCTCCATCGGCAAGATACTGGAGAATGTCAAATATCTTGGGGATGAATTCTATCCGCAGATGATTGCCGTCGAGCTGTTCGAGCAGGTGCAGAAACGTCGTAAAGAACGCTGTGATCAGCTGGGGCGAAGTATTCAGCCAAACAGTGCGAACCGCCAATACCCGTTCACCGGAAAGCTCCGGTGCGGAGAATGCGGCGAGGTTTACCGAAAATACATCGAGCACTGCGGTAAAACGTCGGAGAAGTCCTTCTGGAAGTGCAAGAGGTATATTTACAAAAACCGAGTGTGCTGCCGATGCGGTTTCCTCACGGATGAGCAGATTGAAAAAGCCTTCCTTGAGGCAGCCAACCGTATTCTGGCAAGGATACAAATCCTCGACCGGAAGCCTAAGAAGGAGCCGATTCACAATAACACTGAATTTAATAGCTTGGATCAGCGTATTAAGGAGCTGGAAGCAGAAGGGCGGTATTCGTCCAAGGAGCTTCCGGCTCTTATTTTTAAGCGTGCACAAGCTTTCTATAAAACGGCGAAAGTCGATGACGCAGAATATAACAACGAAAAGATGAAGCAGGCGTTTTCAGGCAGACAGTCTCTCACAGAATTTGATGAGGATTTGTTTCGAACAGTGATAAAGCAAATAACCGTCTACGCCGACCATCGGCTGGTGTTTGAATTTATAAACGGATTAACAATGGAAACCGGATATTAA